One region of Streptococcus parasanguinis genomic DNA includes:
- a CDS encoding ABC transporter permease, whose translation MFSVKDIRKLVVVSIIGACAVFVANLFLNFYLDIEQLEISKTNPMIQTYYDAQVSLSWMVAMVSGVVLSLTSILLMCFYIKQFVDDHKEQLGILKALGYSNGQLAKRFWAFGLSFGAGALLGYFASFLMMGHFYDFRNEKGILPEITIHFHWQLLLALVMLPTTFFMVLAIGYARRQLQTPALRLLKKSPSPIKVKRRKRVPKKENGFLKELSSSLIWGRKSILFFVVFGSMCFAAMVQLSFGLRDYTDDIIQTMMIMIGLILSFSILFLSLGIVVSESRETLALMKAFGYTDRECQSHILAPYRFWAYLGFVLGTVYQYGIMEILIGVIKDTVPEKIEHHFDGNVCFWTLLGFAVVYESLFYLSNRKLQKQTIKEVLLAE comes from the coding sequence ATGTTTTCAGTAAAAGATATTCGAAAATTAGTTGTCGTCAGTATCATTGGGGCCTGTGCGGTCTTTGTGGCCAATCTCTTCTTGAATTTTTACCTGGATATCGAGCAGTTGGAGATTTCTAAAACCAATCCCATGATTCAGACCTACTATGATGCCCAGGTATCGCTTTCTTGGATGGTGGCCATGGTCAGTGGGGTCGTCTTGTCCTTGACGTCGATCCTTCTCATGTGTTTTTATATCAAACAATTTGTCGATGACCACAAGGAACAATTAGGGATATTAAAGGCTTTGGGATACAGCAATGGCCAGTTGGCTAAACGATTTTGGGCCTTTGGACTTAGTTTTGGAGCTGGAGCGCTTCTTGGCTATTTCGCTTCTTTTCTTATGATGGGTCATTTTTATGACTTTCGAAATGAGAAGGGGATTCTGCCAGAAATCACCATTCATTTTCACTGGCAGCTCTTGCTTGCTTTGGTAATGCTACCAACGACCTTCTTTATGGTTCTCGCGATTGGTTATGCTAGAAGACAACTCCAAACCCCGGCTCTTCGATTATTGAAAAAGTCCCCAAGTCCTATCAAGGTCAAAAGGAGAAAGAGGGTTCCTAAGAAAGAGAATGGCTTCTTAAAAGAGCTGTCCTCATCACTGATTTGGGGGAGAAAATCGATCTTGTTTTTTGTGGTCTTTGGCTCCATGTGTTTTGCGGCCATGGTTCAATTGTCCTTTGGCCTCAGGGATTACACAGATGATATCATCCAAACCATGATGATCATGATTGGCTTAATCCTCTCTTTCTCGATTCTCTTTTTGTCATTGGGGATTGTGGTCTCAGAAAGCCGCGAAACCTTGGCTCTTATGAAGGCTTTTGGCTACACCGATCGTGAATGCCAAAGTCATATTCTCGCTCCCTATCGTTTCTGGGCTTATCTAGGATTTGTTCTTGGGACGGTTTACCAATACGGTATCATGGAGATTTTGATCGGTGTGATCAAAGATACGGTTCCTGAAAAGATTGAGCATCACTTTGATGGGAATGTGTGCTTTTGGACCTTGCTTGGTTTTGCGGTGGTTTATGAAAGCCTCTTTTATCTATCCAACAGAAAACTCCAAAAACAAACCATCAAAGAAGTGCTCTTAGCAGAATAA
- a CDS encoding TetR/AcrR family transcriptional regulator, which translates to MPPKVKFSKEAIIGAALQLVREEGMASLTARALAEKLGATPRVIFGQFANMAKLQAEVIGAAEMVVVEYIRKALEDEKPFRSVGVAYILFASKEPQLFQLLFQNPSKEPIRRFQDFLPMKDHSYQLILDSIVADYPLTVEEASRLYQHLFIYSHGMASMVASGIYQFGMEEVIGLLTEVCQSLIKEMVGKK; encoded by the coding sequence ATGCCACCCAAGGTTAAATTTAGTAAAGAGGCTATCATTGGGGCAGCTTTACAATTGGTGAGAGAAGAGGGAATGGCTAGTTTAACTGCTCGAGCATTAGCGGAGAAACTGGGAGCCACACCGAGAGTCATTTTTGGGCAATTTGCCAATATGGCTAAGTTACAGGCAGAGGTTATTGGTGCTGCGGAGATGGTGGTGGTGGAGTATATTCGCAAGGCCTTAGAAGATGAAAAGCCTTTCCGATCTGTCGGGGTTGCTTATATCCTCTTCGCCTCAAAAGAACCCCAACTCTTTCAATTGCTTTTCCAAAATCCTAGCAAAGAGCCGATTCGTCGCTTTCAAGATTTTCTTCCCATGAAGGATCATAGTTACCAATTGATTCTGGATTCGATTGTCGCAGACTATCCTTTGACTGTAGAGGAGGCTAGTCGCTTGTACCAGCATCTATTTATCTACTCGCACGGGATGGCTTCAATGGTTGCTTCTGGCATTTATCAGTTCGGCATGGAAGAAGTGATTGGATTACTGACAGAGGTTTGTCAATCTCTCATCAAAGAAATGGTAGGAAAGAAATGA
- a CDS encoding ABC transporter ATP-binding protein codes for MIRSLISEIKEFKKPSILASLFMVFEVMFEISIPFVMASLLDQGVQQRNMNNILFYGGLMLVCAFCSLFCGMQSARYGAYASAGFAKNLRRAIFKKVQTFSFENIDQFSSGGLVTRMMTDVTNVQNAYQMVIRICVRAPLNLIFAIVACFLINPEMAMIFVYVTIFLAAVLSIIMKIVYPLFTEVFEAYDNLNNSIQENITNMRVVKSYVKEADETVKFKKASRLIYNMFMKAIRVVVLSSPAMMLSMYASFLLISWIGAHLIVGGQLSTGNLTSMFSYTMTILMSLMMFMMIFVMLSISMASVERINEVLTTKATIVSPENGIKEVADGSINFEDVTFAYTDENGDKTHVLQGINLSIRSGEVIGILGGTGSGKSSLVQLIPRLYDVESGRVTVAGHDVKEYDLDSLRKQVAMVLQTNVLFSGTIKENMRWGNKDATDEEIIAACKIAQADEFIQDFKEGYDTMIERGGSNVSGGQRQRLCIARALLMNPKILILDDSTSAVDTKTDSLIRQGLATSLKETTKIIIGQRISSIQDADRIIVMNDGQIDAIGRHEELLATNAIYQEVYEMQTQGKGEADEN; via the coding sequence ATGATTCGATCCTTAATTTCCGAGATCAAAGAATTCAAGAAGCCATCGATTTTGGCTTCCTTGTTCATGGTCTTTGAAGTCATGTTTGAGATTTCGATTCCCTTTGTCATGGCGAGTCTTTTGGACCAAGGTGTTCAACAAAGAAACATGAACAATATTTTGTTTTACGGTGGGCTCATGCTGGTCTGTGCCTTTTGCTCCCTCTTTTGTGGGATGCAGTCTGCCCGTTATGGCGCCTATGCATCGGCTGGTTTTGCTAAAAACCTTCGTCGGGCCATTTTCAAAAAGGTTCAAACCTTCTCATTTGAGAATATTGATCAGTTCTCATCAGGTGGGTTAGTCACTCGGATGATGACGGACGTGACCAATGTGCAAAATGCCTATCAAATGGTGATCCGGATCTGTGTACGGGCACCGCTCAATTTGATCTTTGCCATTGTGGCTTGTTTCTTGATCAATCCAGAAATGGCCATGATCTTTGTCTATGTGACCATCTTTTTGGCAGCTGTCTTAAGCATCATCATGAAGATTGTTTATCCACTCTTCACAGAAGTATTTGAAGCTTATGACAATCTCAACAACAGCATTCAAGAAAATATCACCAATATGCGGGTGGTGAAGTCTTACGTTAAGGAAGCAGATGAAACGGTTAAATTCAAGAAGGCTTCGCGTTTGATTTATAACATGTTTATGAAGGCTATCCGTGTCGTTGTCTTGAGTAGCCCAGCTATGATGCTTTCCATGTATGCTTCTTTCCTTTTGATTTCTTGGATCGGGGCTCATCTGATCGTTGGTGGCCAACTGTCTACTGGGAATTTGACCTCCATGTTTAGCTACACCATGACCATTCTCATGTCGCTGATGATGTTTATGATGATTTTTGTCATGTTGTCAATTTCCATGGCCTCAGTCGAGCGGATCAATGAAGTCTTGACGACCAAAGCGACCATTGTCTCTCCGGAAAATGGAATTAAAGAAGTCGCAGATGGATCCATCAACTTTGAGGATGTGACTTTTGCCTATACCGATGAAAATGGGGATAAGACCCATGTCTTGCAAGGCATTAATCTTTCCATTCGTTCAGGGGAAGTGATTGGGATCTTGGGAGGAACAGGATCAGGGAAATCAAGCTTGGTTCAGTTGATTCCTCGTCTCTATGATGTCGAGTCTGGTCGGGTGACAGTAGCGGGCCACGATGTCAAAGAATACGATCTGGATTCCCTTCGTAAGCAAGTGGCCATGGTTCTTCAGACCAATGTCCTTTTCTCTGGTACGATTAAAGAAAATATGCGCTGGGGAAATAAGGATGCGACGGATGAAGAGATCATCGCAGCTTGTAAGATTGCGCAAGCCGATGAATTTATTCAAGATTTCAAAGAGGGCTATGACACTATGATTGAGCGTGGGGGATCCAATGTCTCAGGTGGCCAACGCCAGCGTCTCTGTATCGCGCGTGCCCTTCTCATGAATCCGAAGATCTTGATCTTGGATGATTCGACTTCGGCGGTCGATACCAAGACAGATAGTTTGATCCGTCAAGGATTGGCAACCAGCTTGAAAGAGACTACCAAAATCATCATTGGTCAACGGATTTCCTCTATTCAAGATGCAGATCGCATCATCGTGATGAATGATGGCCAAATCGATGCCATCGGTCGTCACGAGGAATTGCTTGCGACCAATGCCATCTACCAAGAAGTATATGAAATGCAAACACAAGGGAAAGGAGAAGCAGATGAAAACTAA
- a CDS encoding ABC transporter ATP-binding protein, protein MKTKKKANLGSILRLLDFLWKNYKVSLIVSFILIILSSLATVNVTASIQSLVDVYVEPMLTSNSHDFGPLLSFLTRVGLICLIGVLANYGFTLIMATVSQDSLRSLRNQLFARMQKLPVRYFDTHQHGDIMSIYTNDIDALRQAIEQSIPQLLSSAITILGVTITMLTVSPLLFLIVLFMVIVMVFIIKDVSGKSGRYFGAQQKNLGIENGFIEEMMSGQKVVKAFVHERESIEDFDRINDQLFESSYQANRYANVLMPILGNLGNVSFVLTALIGGLFALNGVGGLTIGGLMAFLQLNRSFTGPIAQVSQQLNFVLMALAGGDRVFDLLDEEEEVDQGKVTLVNYELVDGEMVETDQKTNKWAWKHPRPNGDYQLVKMVGNVVFDDVDFSYDGKKQILHGINLYADKGQKVAFVGATGAGKTTITNLINRFYDIQSGMITYDGIDIKLIEKDSLRRSLGIVLQDTHLFTGTIAENIAYGRADATREEILEAARIANVDSFVKHLDQGYETVLTDDGAGLSNGQRQLIAIARAALANAPVLILDEATSSIDSRTEKMVQEGMDRLMEGRTVFVIAHRLSTIVNSDVIMVMDHGRIIERGNHASLMAERGTYYRLYTGGLEID, encoded by the coding sequence ATGAAAACTAAGAAAAAAGCAAATCTAGGCTCTATCCTTCGCCTGCTCGACTTCCTTTGGAAAAACTACAAGGTATCCTTGATTGTTTCCTTTATCTTAATCATTCTATCGTCTCTTGCGACGGTTAATGTGACAGCTTCGATTCAGTCCTTGGTCGATGTCTATGTGGAGCCTATGCTGACAAGCAATAGCCATGATTTTGGACCGCTCTTGTCCTTCTTGACACGGGTTGGTTTGATCTGTTTGATCGGGGTACTTGCCAACTATGGATTTACCTTGATTATGGCGACTGTTTCACAAGATTCACTTAGAAGTCTTCGAAATCAGTTGTTTGCCCGCATGCAAAAACTGCCGGTACGTTACTTTGATACCCACCAACACGGGGACATCATGTCTATCTATACCAATGATATTGATGCTCTTCGCCAAGCGATTGAACAATCCATTCCTCAACTCTTATCCTCAGCGATTACCATCCTTGGGGTAACGATTACCATGCTGACGGTTAGTCCACTCTTGTTCTTGATTGTTCTCTTCATGGTTATCGTCATGGTCTTTATCATCAAGGATGTTTCTGGCAAGTCAGGTCGTTACTTTGGCGCCCAACAAAAGAACTTGGGGATTGAGAACGGCTTTATTGAAGAAATGATGTCTGGTCAAAAAGTGGTCAAGGCCTTTGTGCATGAAAGAGAAAGCATTGAGGATTTTGATCGGATCAATGACCAACTCTTTGAGTCTTCGTACCAGGCCAACCGCTATGCCAATGTTCTCATGCCAATTCTTGGGAACTTGGGAAATGTTTCCTTTGTTCTGACAGCCTTGATCGGGGGACTCTTTGCGCTAAACGGCGTCGGTGGTTTAACCATTGGTGGTCTTATGGCCTTTCTGCAATTGAACCGTTCCTTTACAGGTCCGATTGCCCAGGTCTCTCAACAATTGAACTTTGTCCTCATGGCCTTGGCTGGTGGAGATCGTGTCTTTGATCTCTTGGATGAAGAAGAAGAAGTCGACCAAGGAAAAGTGACGCTGGTCAATTATGAACTGGTCGATGGAGAAATGGTCGAAACTGATCAGAAAACCAACAAATGGGCTTGGAAACACCCACGTCCAAATGGGGATTACCAGCTTGTTAAGATGGTTGGAAATGTGGTCTTTGATGATGTTGATTTCTCTTATGATGGGAAGAAACAAATCCTTCATGGCATCAACTTGTACGCGGATAAAGGTCAAAAAGTGGCCTTTGTCGGAGCGACTGGTGCAGGAAAGACAACCATCACCAACTTGATCAACCGCTTCTATGACATCCAGTCAGGAATGATCACCTATGATGGAATCGATATTAAATTGATTGAGAAAGATTCTCTTCGTCGTTCCCTCGGAATCGTTCTTCAAGATACCCACTTATTCACTGGTACGATTGCGGAAAACATCGCTTACGGTCGTGCTGATGCAACACGGGAAGAAATCCTTGAAGCAGCTCGAATTGCCAATGTGGATTCCTTTGTCAAGCACTTGGATCAGGGCTATGAAACAGTCTTGACGGATGATGGGGCTGGCCTATCTAATGGTCAACGACAATTGATCGCCATTGCCCGTGCAGCCCTAGCCAATGCGCCTGTTTTGATTCTGGACGAAGCGACGTCTTCTATTGACTCACGGACAGAGAAGATGGTGCAAGAAGGGATGGACCGCTTGATGGAAGGCCGGACAGTCTTTGTCATTGCCCACCGTCTATCGACAATTGTCAATTCCGATGTGATCATGGTGATGGACCACGGACGTATCATCGAACGAGGCAACCATGCTTCCTTGATGGCAGAACGTGGCACCTATTACCGCCTCTACACCGGTGGACTTGAAATTGATTAA
- a CDS encoding ABC transporter ATP-binding protein, which yields MIQLKNVHKSYGQTKVLKGIDLQIQDQDDVVILGPSGSGKSTLLNVLSGLEKVDEGHILIQGQDLSQLTDAQLTAFRREKIAFIFQQYYLLPNLTVRQNVKMGADLANNHDFLQIIEDLGLGDKLDKYPSELSGGEQQRVSIARALAKKPEILFLDEPTGALDEETGRKILDYIWELKEKLGFTLIMVTHNQNIADMARTIIRVNSGKITQVVTNDQPQTAYEIGW from the coding sequence ATGATTCAACTAAAAAATGTGCACAAAAGCTACGGCCAAACCAAGGTTTTAAAGGGGATTGACTTGCAGATTCAAGACCAGGATGATGTGGTTATCCTCGGTCCTTCTGGATCAGGGAAATCAACTCTCTTAAATGTGCTGTCAGGATTAGAAAAGGTAGACGAGGGGCATATCCTCATTCAAGGACAAGATTTATCGCAACTCACGGATGCTCAATTGACGGCCTTTAGACGGGAGAAGATTGCCTTTATTTTCCAGCAGTATTATCTATTGCCTAATCTAACGGTCAGACAAAATGTAAAAATGGGTGCTGACCTGGCAAACAATCATGATTTTTTGCAGATCATCGAGGATTTGGGGCTTGGCGATAAGCTGGACAAGTATCCGAGTGAATTGTCGGGTGGGGAACAGCAGAGAGTCTCCATTGCTCGGGCCTTGGCCAAAAAGCCAGAGATTCTCTTCTTGGATGAGCCGACGGGTGCCCTCGATGAAGAAACAGGGCGCAAGATTCTCGACTATATCTGGGAACTGAAGGAAAAGCTGGGCTTTACCCTCATCATGGTGACGCACAACCAAAATATTGCGGATATGGCCAGAACCATCATTCGTGTCAATAGTGGCAAGATTACCCAAGTTGTGACCAATGATCAACCTCAGACTGCTTATGAGATTGGATGGTAA